Proteins from one Candidatus Desulfovibrio trichonymphae genomic window:
- the pyrH gene encoding UMP kinase: protein MPTLKYRRVLLKLSGEALAGETKTGIAPETVAAICGEIGMVLDMGVAMAIVIGGGNIFRGLSASTKGMERSSADYMGMLATVLNALAVQDMLEKQGHPTRVLSAITMQEVCEPFVRRRALRHLEKGRVVICAAGTGNPYFTTDTTAALRGMELKCEAIIKATKVDGIYDRDPATHSDAVKFDSISYDDTLFRRLGVMDATAFALVRDNNMPIIVCRMFGGDIRRAVLGEKVGTVVHDR, encoded by the coding sequence ATGCCGACACTCAAATACAGACGGGTGCTGCTTAAACTGAGCGGCGAAGCCCTTGCCGGTGAAACGAAAACCGGCATTGCCCCGGAAACCGTGGCCGCCATCTGCGGTGAAATTGGCATGGTGCTCGACATGGGCGTGGCTATGGCCATTGTGATCGGCGGCGGCAATATTTTTCGCGGTCTCTCCGCCTCGACAAAGGGCATGGAGCGTTCTTCGGCCGATTATATGGGCATGCTGGCTACAGTGCTCAACGCGCTGGCGGTGCAGGACATGCTGGAAAAACAGGGCCATCCCACGCGTGTGCTTTCGGCCATCACCATGCAGGAGGTCTGTGAGCCCTTTGTCCGCCGCCGCGCCCTGAGACATCTGGAAAAGGGGAGGGTTGTGATATGTGCGGCCGGTACAGGCAACCCCTATTTTACTACCGACACCACTGCCGCCCTGCGCGGCATGGAACTTAAATGCGAGGCCATCATCAAGGCTACCAAGGTAGACGGCATTTATGACAGAGATCCGGCAACCCACAGCGACGCCGTTAAATTTGACAGTATAAGCTACGATGACACTCTCTTCCGCCGTCTGGGCGTCATGGACGCCACGGCGTTTGCTCTGGTGCGGGACAACAATATGCCCATTATCGTCTGCCGCATGTTCGGCGGCGATATACGCCGGGCTGTGCTGGGCGAAAAAGTGGGCACAGTTGTGCATGATCGCTAA
- a CDS encoding DUF47 domain-containing protein: protein MFAFLLPKSAPFFAMLLEQNGLLRSTAELLVEMLEDSVGKGHVHKEITFLEDEADKLYGRIVLDLSQIFITPIDREDILRISHAQEESIDCLHGLSTRLHIFEFSSVRFPALQMGRTIAAMLDLTRLMLEGLSKRRDCHKTREFRKLRGECDMLLPVALAELMDEQQEITPVRIMQILKWSQAYDRINMLLEQVNALAETIEEAVLKNV, encoded by the coding sequence ATGTTTGCCTTTCTATTGCCGAAATCAGCGCCTTTTTTCGCCATGCTGCTGGAACAGAACGGCCTGCTGCGCAGCACGGCCGAACTGCTGGTGGAAATGCTGGAAGACTCCGTGGGCAAGGGGCATGTCCATAAAGAAATAACCTTTCTTGAAGATGAAGCTGACAAGCTCTACGGCCGCATTGTACTCGATCTTTCCCAAATCTTCATCACGCCTATTGACCGTGAGGACATCCTGCGCATCAGTCATGCGCAGGAAGAAAGCATTGACTGTCTGCACGGCCTGAGCACGCGTCTGCATATTTTTGAATTTTCGAGTGTGCGTTTTCCCGCTTTGCAGATGGGGCGCACCATTGCGGCCATGCTTGACTTGACGCGCCTGATGCTGGAAGGCCTGAGCAAGCGGCGGGACTGCCACAAGACCCGCGAATTCAGGAAGTTGCGCGGTGAATGTGACATGCTGCTTCCCGTCGCCCTGGCAGAGCTGATGGACGAACAGCAAGAAATCACGCCGGTTCGCATTATGCAGATATTGAAATGGAGTCAGGCTTACGACCGCATCAACATGCTGCTGGAACAGGTCAATGCGCTTGCTGAAACTATTGAAGAAGCAGTGCTGAAAAATGTGTGA
- the hisD gene encoding histidinol dehydrogenase produces the protein MTCRILTLRNEQEWPGASQWLKGRCAPDESMENTVRGMLAAVRVNGDEALVSYTRRFDCPDFAPPLRVSGRDIARAAAQISVKHREQISGAAANIRDFHEAQMEKSWFMTRPDGGILGQKITPVDAAGLYVPGGQGGNTPLVSTLLMNAIPAQTAGVPRIAVCTPPRQDGSINPHILAAAHLLGIGEIYRVGGAWAIAAMTFGTESLPPVDIIAGPGNIWVTTAKRLCRGTVGIDMIAGPSEVLILADSSANPAFVAADMLSQAEHDPLASALCITDDDRLAETLQQELQKQCATLPRSQTAARALRDWGAIVVTSDMNTAIAIANLVAPEHLELCTRDPWALLPRIRHAGAVFLGQHSPEAVGDYYAGPNHVLPTMGTARFASALSVQTFCKKTSIVAVSPSFVREHAAAIADLARLEGLEAHARSVEARLPREKAEAANGG, from the coding sequence ATGACATGCCGCATTCTGACACTGCGCAATGAGCAGGAATGGCCTGGTGCCTCCCAATGGCTCAAGGGCCGTTGCGCCCCTGACGAAAGCATGGAAAACACCGTGCGGGGAATGCTCGCCGCTGTGCGCGTCAATGGCGATGAAGCGCTTGTCAGTTATACGCGACGCTTTGACTGCCCGGATTTCGCCCCGCCCCTGCGCGTGAGCGGGCGGGACATCGCCCGCGCCGCTGCCCAAATTTCTGTGAAACACAGAGAACAAATCAGTGGAGCGGCAGCCAATATTCGCGATTTTCACGAAGCACAGATGGAGAAATCCTGGTTTATGACCCGTCCGGACGGCGGCATCCTGGGGCAAAAAATAACGCCTGTTGACGCGGCCGGCCTGTATGTGCCGGGCGGTCAGGGCGGCAACACGCCGCTTGTCTCCACCCTGCTTATGAACGCCATACCGGCGCAGACCGCCGGCGTGCCGCGCATTGCCGTTTGCACCCCGCCGCGTCAGGACGGCAGCATCAACCCGCACATTCTTGCGGCTGCGCATCTGCTGGGCATAGGCGAAATCTACCGCGTGGGCGGAGCATGGGCCATAGCGGCCATGACCTTCGGCACGGAGAGCCTGCCCCCTGTGGATATCATCGCGGGGCCGGGCAATATCTGGGTGACAACCGCAAAACGCCTTTGCCGGGGAACAGTGGGCATTGACATGATCGCCGGACCGAGCGAAGTGCTGATTCTGGCAGATTCCTCTGCCAATCCCGCCTTTGTGGCGGCGGATATGCTCTCGCAGGCGGAACACGACCCTCTGGCGTCAGCGCTGTGCATTACCGACGATGACCGCCTTGCCGAAACGCTTCAGCAGGAACTGCAAAAACAGTGCGCCACCCTGCCCAGATCCCAGACAGCCGCGCGCGCGCTGCGCGACTGGGGCGCCATTGTTGTGACTTCTGATATGAACACGGCCATTGCCATAGCCAACCTCGTCGCCCCGGAACATCTGGAACTCTGCACACGTGACCCGTGGGCCCTGCTGCCGCGCATACGCCATGCGGGTGCTGTTTTTTTGGGCCAACACAGCCCGGAAGCTGTTGGAGACTACTACGCCGGGCCAAACCATGTCCTGCCCACCATGGGCACGGCACGTTTTGCCTCCGCGCTTTCCGTACAAACTTTCTGCAAAAAAACCAGCATAGTAGCAGTATCGCCCTCTTTTGTGCGAGAACACGCCGCGGCTATTGCCGATCTAGCCCGACTGGAAGGACTGGAGGCCCACGCCAGGTCTGTGGAAGCGCGCCTCCCTCGGGAAAAAGCCGAAGCAGCGAACGGGGGATAA
- a CDS encoding inorganic phosphate transporter, whose product MCEAPLLLIVIILMALVFDFTNGAHDCANAIATVVSTKVVTPRFAVGAAALLNLCGALMGTEVAKTLGGGIVLPQVVEGSHLLVLAALLGAIAWNCITWYYGIPSSSSHALIGGLIGAAVCEAGFWALNVKSIVVKVLIPLVVSPVAGYTTGIFLMWLVYWICARIHRKKVNTIFRRMQLVSSGCMAFSHGLNDAQKTMGIITLALVIFGEIDSIEVPFWVKIACACAMALGTALGGWKIVKTMGSRIFKLEPQHGFTAETSAAMVIAGASLIGAPVSTTHTISACIFGVGSTKRLSAVRWPVAANLVTAWVLTLPAAALMGFIACKLLQWALG is encoded by the coding sequence ATGTGTGAAGCGCCCCTGCTTCTCATTGTCATTATACTGATGGCGCTGGTTTTTGACTTTACAAACGGCGCCCATGATTGCGCAAACGCCATTGCAACGGTAGTTTCCACAAAGGTTGTTACGCCGCGTTTTGCCGTGGGTGCGGCGGCATTGCTCAATTTATGCGGGGCGCTTATGGGAACGGAGGTCGCCAAAACGCTTGGCGGCGGCATTGTGCTGCCCCAAGTTGTGGAAGGCAGCCATCTGCTTGTGCTGGCCGCGCTGTTGGGGGCCATCGCATGGAATTGCATCACCTGGTATTACGGCATCCCTTCTTCTTCCTCGCACGCCCTGATCGGCGGGCTCATCGGCGCGGCTGTGTGCGAGGCGGGATTCTGGGCGCTAAACGTCAAGAGTATTGTCGTCAAGGTCTTGATTCCGCTTGTCGTTTCGCCTGTAGCTGGCTATACGACGGGCATTTTTTTAATGTGGCTTGTTTATTGGATATGCGCGCGCATCCACCGCAAGAAGGTCAATACGATTTTTCGGCGTATGCAGCTTGTGTCTTCCGGGTGTATGGCGTTCAGCCACGGGCTGAATGACGCCCAGAAAACCATGGGCATTATCACGTTGGCTCTGGTGATTTTCGGCGAAATTGACTCCATCGAAGTGCCGTTTTGGGTCAAAATAGCCTGCGCCTGCGCCATGGCGCTTGGCACGGCGCTCGGCGGCTGGAAGATTGTGAAGACCATGGGAAGCCGCATCTTCAAACTGGAGCCGCAGCACGGTTTTACTGCAGAGACTTCCGCTGCCATGGTCATCGCGGGAGCCTCGCTCATCGGCGCACCGGTCAGCACCACGCACACCATTTCCGCCTGTATTTTCGGCGTGGGCTCCACCAAGCGGCTTTCCGCGGTGCGCTGGCCTGTTGCCGCCAATCTGGTGACGGCATGGGTGTTGACTTTGCCGGCGGCGGCTCTTATGGGTTTTATTGCCTGCAAGCTTTTGCAGTGGGCTTTGGGGTAG
- the dsrA gene encoding dissimilatory-type sulfite reductase subunit alpha → MAKHATPQLDQLESGPWPSFVSDIKQEAAMRAKNPKGLDYQIPQDCPDDLLGVLELSYAEKETHWKHGGIVGVFGYGGGVIGRYCDQPEQFSGVAHFHTMRVAQPSGKYYNTKFLRDLCDIWDLRGSGLTNMHGSTGDIVLLGTQTHQLEEIFFELTHNMHVDLGGSGSNLRTPEACLGQSRCEYACYNTQDMCYQLTQDYQDELHRPAFPYKFKFKFDGCPNGCVCAMARSDFAVVGTWKDDIKIDQDKVKAYVGGAIRPNAGAHAGRDWGKFDIQAEMIDRCPSRCMKWDGAKLSIKTADCVRCMHCINTMPQALRIGDERGASILVGAKAPVVDGAQMGSLLMPFISCEAPYDDVKEVIEKIWDWWMEEGKNRERVGETMKRLSFQKLLEVTKIPATACHVKEPRSNPYIFFKEEEVPGGWQRDLVAYRKRHQR, encoded by the coding sequence ATGGCGAAACATGCAACTCCCCAGTTGGATCAGCTTGAGTCCGGCCCTTGGCCGAGCTTTGTGTCCGACATTAAACAAGAAGCAGCCATGCGGGCAAAAAATCCCAAAGGGCTCGACTACCAAATCCCGCAGGACTGCCCTGATGATCTGCTGGGTGTGCTGGAACTTTCCTATGCGGAAAAAGAAACACACTGGAAACACGGTGGGATCGTTGGTGTGTTCGGTTACGGCGGCGGAGTTATCGGCAGGTATTGCGACCAGCCGGAACAGTTTTCCGGCGTGGCGCATTTTCACACCATGCGTGTGGCGCAGCCATCCGGCAAATACTATAACACCAAATTTCTGCGCGATCTGTGCGACATCTGGGATCTGCGCGGTTCCGGCCTGACCAACATGCACGGTTCCACCGGCGATATTGTGCTTTTAGGCACACAGACCCATCAGCTGGAAGAAATTTTCTTTGAGCTGACCCACAACATGCATGTGGATCTCGGCGGTTCCGGCTCCAACCTGCGCACGCCCGAGGCCTGTCTTGGCCAGTCACGCTGTGAGTACGCCTGCTATAATACCCAGGATATGTGCTACCAGCTGACCCAGGACTATCAGGACGAATTGCACCGCCCGGCCTTTCCCTACAAGTTCAAGTTCAAATTTGACGGCTGTCCGAACGGCTGTGTCTGCGCAATGGCCCGTTCGGATTTTGCTGTTGTGGGCACATGGAAAGACGACATCAAAATTGATCAGGACAAAGTCAAGGCCTATGTGGGCGGCGCTATCAGACCGAACGCCGGTGCGCATGCCGGCCGCGACTGGGGCAAATTCGACATTCAGGCTGAAATGATTGACCGCTGCCCCAGCCGCTGCATGAAGTGGGACGGAGCGAAGCTTTCCATCAAAACTGCGGACTGCGTGCGCTGCATGCACTGTATCAACACCATGCCCCAGGCGCTGCGCATCGGCGACGAACGTGGCGCGAGCATTCTTGTGGGTGCCAAAGCCCCGGTGGTGGACGGCGCGCAGATGGGTTCGCTGCTTATGCCCTTTATTTCCTGTGAAGCCCCGTATGATGACGTCAAAGAAGTCATTGAAAAAATCTGGGACTGGTGGATGGAAGAAGGCAAGAACCGTGAGCGCGTAGGCGAAACCATGAAACGCCTGTCTTTCCAGAAGCTTCTGGAAGTCACGAAAATTCCTGCAACCGCCTGTCATGTAAAGGAACCTCGCTCCAACCCGTACATCTTCTTCAAAGAGGAAGAAGTTCCCGGCGGCTGGCAGCGTGATCTTGTCGCTTACCGTAAGCGTCATCAACGCTAG
- a CDS encoding tyrosine-type recombinase/integrase produces the protein MSRSNALTDTAIRGAKPTDKPQKLFDGNGLFLFVAPSGAKSWRLKYRFQGREKLLTLGTYPQLSLKEAREACADAKKKLSGGIDPSMEKKVKARSVQTSFEFVAREWHENQKLTWTEGYAKDVMERIDKNVFPLLGNRPVGEITPPELLAVLRKIETRGAVDQAHRVRSICSLIFRWA, from the coding sequence ATGTCTCGGTCTAATGCTCTCACAGACACCGCTATTCGCGGTGCAAAGCCTACAGACAAACCCCAGAAACTCTTTGACGGCAACGGTCTCTTTCTTTTCGTCGCTCCAAGCGGCGCGAAAAGCTGGCGCTTGAAGTACCGCTTTCAGGGCCGTGAAAAGTTGTTGACCCTTGGCACATACCCCCAACTTTCCTTGAAAGAAGCACGGGAAGCCTGTGCTGACGCCAAAAAAAAGTTGAGCGGGGGTATTGATCCCTCAATGGAAAAGAAGGTTAAGGCGCGGAGCGTTCAGACCTCCTTTGAGTTCGTTGCGCGAGAATGGCACGAAAACCAGAAGCTCACTTGGACGGAAGGTTACGCCAAAGACGTTATGGAGCGCATCGACAAAAATGTGTTCCCGCTACTTGGCAACCGGCCTGTTGGTGAAATAACCCCGCCTGAACTTCTCGCCGTGCTGCGGAAGATCGAAACACGCGGAGCCGTTGACCAAGCCCATCGGGTACGCAGCATTTGCTCCCTGATTTTCCGCTGGGCTTGA
- a CDS encoding phosphoribosylaminoimidazolesuccinocarboxamide synthase translates to MQVVIKTDITAYPLRSRGKVRDIYEVDDNTLLIVTTDRMSAFDVIMSEPIPYKGVILNKITLFWMEKFKNVVPNHLLESDVASFPTALAPWAGMLEGRAVLVRKAKPLPVECIVRGYITGSGWKDYKTRGTVCGHKLPAGLRESDELEPALFTPSTKATLGEHDENINVAEAGRLLGEAAAGEAEQLSLGIYEAGRAYAAERGIIVADTKFEFGFIDGKLHLIDEVLTPDSSRFWPAATYKLGQSQPSFDKQYLRNWLKKQPWDMRPPPPPLPDDVIAATAERYKEAFAVLAGGTDPALRKEKIHAAAREKGSDYRPCQQ, encoded by the coding sequence ATGCAAGTCGTTATAAAAACAGATATTACAGCCTATCCCTTGCGTTCGCGGGGCAAAGTGCGTGATATTTATGAAGTGGACGACAATACGCTGTTGATTGTCACCACAGACCGCATGTCGGCCTTTGACGTCATCATGAGCGAGCCCATCCCCTACAAGGGGGTGATATTGAATAAAATCACCCTGTTCTGGATGGAAAAATTTAAAAATGTTGTCCCCAACCATCTGCTGGAAAGCGATGTCGCCAGCTTTCCGACCGCGCTGGCCCCCTGGGCGGGCATGCTTGAAGGCCGTGCCGTGCTGGTGCGCAAGGCAAAACCGCTGCCGGTGGAATGTATTGTTCGCGGTTATATCACCGGCTCAGGCTGGAAAGACTATAAGACAAGGGGCACGGTGTGCGGCCACAAGCTCCCCGCCGGTCTGCGCGAATCAGACGAACTGGAGCCGGCGCTCTTTACCCCCTCCACCAAGGCCACGCTCGGTGAACACGATGAGAATATCAACGTTGCCGAAGCCGGGCGTCTGCTCGGCGAAGCCGCAGCCGGCGAAGCCGAACAGCTTTCTCTCGGAATTTATGAAGCCGGACGGGCTTACGCCGCAGAACGCGGTATTATTGTGGCGGATACAAAGTTTGAGTTCGGCTTTATTGACGGCAAACTACACCTTATTGACGAGGTGTTGACGCCGGACTCTTCCCGCTTCTGGCCCGCGGCAACGTACAAACTTGGGCAGAGTCAGCCGAGTTTTGACAAACAATATCTGCGCAACTGGCTGAAAAAACAGCCTTGGGATATGCGTCCCCCGCCGCCGCCGCTGCCGGATGATGTAATAGCCGCCACAGCAGAACGTTATAAAGAAGCCTTTGCTGTTCTGGCCGGCGGAACAGACCCTGCTTTAAGGAAGGAGAAAATACATGCTGCTGCAAGGGAAAAAGGCTCTGATTATAGGCCTTGCCAACAATAA
- the dsrB gene encoding dissimilatory-type sulfite reductase subunit beta has product MVFISSGYNPEKPMENRITDIGPHKYDEYFPPVIKKNLGKWLYHEILEPGVLMHVAENGDKVYTVRVGGTRTMSITHIRELCDIADQYCGGYLRWTTRNNVEFMVTNEAAMKKLRDELDSRKFEGGSYKFPVGGTGAGISNMVHTQGWVHCHTPATDASGPVKCVMDAIFDDFKNMRMPAPVRIALACCINMCGAVHCSDIGLVGIHRKPPMIDHQWADQLCEIPLAVAACPTAAVRPIKVEYNGEKVNSIAVKQERCMYCGNCYTMCPALPISDGEGDGIAIMVGGKVSNRISMPKFSKVVVGYIPNEPPRWPTLTNTVKHIVEVYAANARKYERLGDWAERIGWESFFKLTGLEFTHHLIDDFRDPAYYTWRQSTQFKF; this is encoded by the coding sequence ATGGTTTTTATTTCTTCCGGGTACAATCCCGAAAAACCGATGGAAAACCGTATCACCGACATCGGGCCCCATAAGTATGACGAATATTTTCCGCCGGTCATCAAAAAGAATCTCGGCAAATGGCTGTACCACGAAATTCTGGAGCCGGGCGTTCTCATGCATGTGGCCGAAAACGGCGATAAAGTCTATACCGTTCGTGTGGGCGGCACCCGCACCATGTCCATCACGCATATCCGCGAGCTGTGCGACATCGCCGACCAGTACTGCGGCGGTTATCTGCGCTGGACAACCCGCAACAACGTTGAATTCATGGTGACGAACGAAGCCGCCATGAAAAAACTGCGCGACGAGTTGGACAGCCGCAAATTCGAAGGCGGCTCCTATAAATTCCCTGTGGGCGGCACGGGCGCGGGCATCAGCAATATGGTTCACACCCAAGGGTGGGTGCACTGCCATACACCGGCCACCGACGCCTCCGGCCCGGTGAAATGCGTGATGGACGCCATATTTGACGATTTTAAAAACATGCGCATGCCTGCCCCGGTGCGCATCGCGCTGGCCTGCTGCATCAATATGTGCGGCGCTGTGCACTGCTCGGACATCGGCCTTGTGGGCATCCACCGCAAACCGCCTATGATAGACCATCAGTGGGCTGATCAGCTTTGCGAAATTCCTCTGGCCGTGGCCGCCTGCCCTACCGCAGCCGTGCGGCCCATCAAGGTGGAGTACAATGGCGAAAAAGTGAACTCGATCGCCGTAAAACAAGAGCGCTGTATGTACTGCGGCAACTGCTACACCATGTGTCCGGCCCTGCCCATTTCTGATGGTGAGGGCGACGGCATTGCCATTATGGTGGGAGGGAAAGTTTCCAACCGCATTTCCATGCCCAAGTTTTCCAAGGTTGTCGTGGGCTACATACCGAACGAGCCTCCGCGCTGGCCTACACTGACCAACACCGTGAAGCATATTGTGGAAGTTTACGCGGCAAACGCCAGAAAATATGAACGGCTGGGCGACTGGGCTGAACGTATAGGATGGGAGAGCTTCTTCAAACTCACCGGCCTTGAGTTCACCCATCACCTGATTGACGACTTCCGCGACCCCGCTTACTATACATGGCGGCAGAGCACACAGTTCAAATTCTAG
- a CDS encoding enoyl-ACP reductase FabI has protein sequence MLLQGKKALIIGLANNKSIAWGIASCFKAQGARLAFNYVGDAIKKRVDPLNEKIGGEFTFPCDVCDDAQIEAAVKTVKQQWGTVDVLVHSVAFANRDDLTGRYLNVSRDGFKLALEVSVYSLTALCRAFEPLLHDGVSVISMTYHGSTKIIPGYNVMGVAKAALEASVRYLALDLGKNGVRVNAISAGPIKTLASSAVSGLKNIFTRVEEAAPLHRNVTTTDVGGVATFLASDLAHGVTGEIVYVDSGFSKLGI, from the coding sequence ATGCTGCTGCAAGGGAAAAAGGCTCTGATTATAGGCCTTGCCAACAATAAAAGCATTGCTTGGGGCATAGCATCCTGTTTCAAGGCACAAGGCGCACGCCTTGCCTTCAATTATGTGGGGGACGCCATAAAAAAACGGGTGGACCCCTTGAACGAAAAAATCGGCGGAGAATTTACTTTTCCGTGCGACGTGTGCGATGACGCGCAGATTGAAGCCGCCGTGAAAACAGTCAAACAGCAATGGGGCACTGTGGATGTGCTTGTACATTCAGTCGCCTTCGCCAATCGTGACGATTTGACGGGCCGCTATCTCAACGTCTCCCGCGACGGCTTCAAGCTCGCGCTGGAGGTTTCCGTCTATTCGCTGACCGCGCTGTGCCGCGCTTTTGAGCCGCTGCTGCACGACGGCGTGTCAGTGATCTCCATGACCTACCACGGTTCCACAAAGATTATACCGGGCTATAACGTCATGGGCGTCGCCAAGGCAGCGCTGGAGGCCTCTGTGCGTTATCTGGCGCTTGACCTCGGCAAAAACGGCGTGCGCGTCAACGCCATCAGCGCCGGCCCCATAAAAACACTGGCATCGTCCGCGGTTTCCGGCCTCAAAAACATCTTTACCCGTGTGGAGGAAGCCGCCCCCCTGCACCGCAACGTAACAACAACAGATGTCGGCGGCGTGGCCACATTTCTGGCTTCCGACCTTGCCCATGGCGTTACAGGCGAAATTGTCTATGTAGACAGCGGGTTCAGCAAGCTCGGTATTTGA
- the speA gene encoding biosynthetic arginine decarboxylase, with translation MAKNRALQQWRVEDSIELYGIRNWGAGYFNVSDEGEVVICPQGTRGPHIPIPEIIAGLHERGYDMPVLLRVENILDSRIANIHESFCRAIKNLSYKGAYRGVFPIKVNQQQQVVEKIAQFGTRYHHGMEVGSKAELIAAVSLMRDAEACIVCNGYKDEEFIDLGLLAQRLGFNVFFVMEMPSELEVLLERSKALNVRPNIGVRAKLAVKAGGHWTDSGGERSTFGLSPAQIVDVVDTLKTCGMLDCFRLLHYHLGSQVSNIRDIRTGVMESARLYVGLAQEGAPMGYLDLGGGLAVDYDGSHTNYISSRNYSLDEYCADVVETIMSILDEQDVPHPHIITESGRATVAYYSVLLFNILDVSAVAEVQLPDTLSEDAPEPVRNLQEALAGISLRNLQECYNDAIYYRDEIRQLFFTGRVTLRQRTLAERFFWAIIMRIAREKSKLKNVPRDLEDIDVSLADIYYGNFSVFQSLPDSWAIDQLFPIMPVHRLREFPSRQGIISDITCDSDGRIDHFIDPQGMKPTLDLHPLRDGEEYYLGVFLVGAYQETLGDLHNLMGDTNVVSIRAADDGSYEYVREIRGDSVADILTYVEYEPHRILEDLRGTAEFAVRQGRISPSERFAIMQAFEDGLRGYTYFER, from the coding sequence GTGGCCAAAAATCGTGCATTGCAGCAATGGCGCGTGGAAGATTCCATTGAACTGTACGGCATCCGTAACTGGGGCGCCGGGTATTTCAATGTTTCCGATGAAGGCGAGGTTGTCATCTGTCCGCAGGGCACTAGGGGGCCGCACATTCCCATTCCTGAGATTATTGCCGGTCTGCACGAGCGCGGTTACGACATGCCTGTGCTGTTGCGCGTGGAAAATATTCTGGATTCGCGCATTGCGAATATCCATGAGTCATTCTGCAGGGCCATCAAAAACCTCTCCTACAAGGGAGCCTATCGCGGCGTTTTTCCCATCAAGGTGAATCAGCAGCAGCAGGTGGTGGAAAAAATTGCCCAGTTCGGCACGAGATATCATCATGGCATGGAAGTAGGCTCCAAGGCGGAACTTATCGCGGCCGTCTCGCTGATGCGTGATGCGGAGGCCTGCATTGTCTGCAACGGCTATAAAGATGAAGAGTTTATTGACCTTGGCCTGCTGGCCCAGCGTCTTGGTTTTAATGTGTTTTTCGTCATGGAAATGCCGAGTGAGCTTGAAGTTCTGCTGGAACGCAGCAAGGCGCTCAACGTGCGGCCCAATATCGGCGTCCGAGCAAAACTGGCTGTTAAGGCGGGGGGCCATTGGACGGATTCCGGCGGCGAACGTTCCACGTTCGGCCTGTCGCCGGCGCAGATAGTGGACGTGGTGGACACGCTCAAGACTTGCGGCATGTTGGATTGCTTCCGCCTGCTGCACTATCATCTGGGTTCCCAGGTCTCCAATATTCGCGATATCCGCACCGGCGTTATGGAGAGCGCGCGTCTGTATGTCGGGCTTGCGCAGGAAGGAGCGCCCATGGGCTATCTGGATCTCGGCGGCGGTCTTGCCGTGGACTATGACGGATCGCACACCAACTATATTTCTTCGCGTAACTACAGCCTGGATGAATACTGCGCGGACGTGGTGGAAACGATTATGAGCATCCTGGACGAGCAGGACGTGCCGCATCCGCATATCATCACTGAATCGGGCCGGGCTACCGTAGCCTATTATTCTGTTTTGCTTTTCAATATCCTGGACGTGAGCGCTGTGGCGGAGGTGCAGCTGCCGGACACGCTGTCCGAAGACGCGCCGGAGCCTGTGCGCAACCTGCAGGAGGCGCTTGCCGGCATTTCTTTGCGCAATCTGCAGGAATGCTATAACGACGCCATTTATTACCGTGATGAAATACGCCAGCTTTTCTTTACCGGTCGGGTCACGCTACGCCAGCGCACGCTGGCAGAGCGTTTTTTCTGGGCCATCATCATGCGCATAGCAAGGGAAAAGAGCAAGCTGAAAAATGTGCCGCGTGACCTTGAAGACATTGACGTGAGTCTTGCCGATATTTATTATGGCAATTTTAGTGTATTTCAGTCTCTGCCGGATTCCTGGGCCATAGATCAGCTTTTCCCTATCATGCCTGTGCACAGACTCAGAGAATTTCCTTCGCGTCAGGGCATTATTTCCGATATTACCTGTGATTCCGACGGCCGCATTGACCATTTTATTGATCCGCAAGGCATGAAACCAACGCTGGATCTGCACCCGTTGCGCGACGGAGAAGAGTATTATCTGGGCGTATTTCTGGTGGGCGCATATCAGGAAACATTGGGCGATCTGCACAACCTTATGGGCGATACAAATGTGGTGTCCATCCGTGCGGCGGATGACGGCAGCTATGAATACGTACGTGAAATCCGTGGTGATTCTGTGGCTGACATCCTGACTTATGTGGAATATGAGCCGCACCGCATACTGGAAGACCTGCGCGGCACGGCGGAGTTTGCCGTACGCCAGGGGCGCATCTCGCCAAGCGAACGTTTTGCCATTATGCAGGCATTTGAGGACGGCTTGCGCGGGTACACGTATTTTGAAAGATAA
- a CDS encoding dissimilatory sulfite reductase D family protein has product MADDKDIVVDFLNSKSASKSKFYFKDFTELFPDKGPRDVKKILTKLVNEEVLEFWSSGSTTMYGLKGAGKQSHAEGED; this is encoded by the coding sequence ATGGCTGACGACAAAGACATTGTTGTTGATTTTCTGAACAGCAAATCCGCCTCCAAATCCAAGTTTTATTTCAAGGATTTTACGGAACTGTTTCCGGACAAAGGCCCCCGCGACGTCAAAAAAATTCTCACCAAGCTGGTTAATGAAGAAGTGCTGGAATTCTGGTCCTCCGGTTCCACCACCATGTACGGCCTGAAGGGTGCGGGCAAGCAGTCGCATGCCGAAGGTGAGGATTAG